One window from the genome of Ignavibacteria bacterium encodes:
- a CDS encoding T9SS type A sorting domain-containing protein: MKKEILSRLLAGIFLLVPVLSWNIHAQTTPFFVMSPNDKEQYIYTANSWEYGSSTMTKSFHQTSVSSMVDKDGIRFFKGYCAGPSIYFGMDEANNKLYFLRDSTKIMMLDFNIPPGSSFVGQFPGEYTSHNITVTGSDSVRYYEYYQSHAQGGESTEYRVERGLGLRERYTSYSISNMRGFSDDWTTFNLIRFNQNGDTLYKTQNWAPILTYTPETTTTVFLKTFTVNTTHDINNLYAQYIPGINFNDSLFIRSFYTNDIDSTAIVVTRVAATTPTTTFTLQLDSVKMKAGYKFKYRFTLRDKYYRPKLVSHPTSTGYHTLSYDPSVGITEDDPQIPVSIDLKAYPNPVSSKTDPRNSSATIRFKIPVAGYATGKVYDILGRVVATIVDGDVPAGEHSIKFDASGLPSGMYVFRLTTKARSENIKIMVTK, translated from the coding sequence ATGAAAAAGGAAATATTATCCCGCCTGCTAGCCGGCATCTTTTTACTTGTACCGGTTCTCTCATGGAATATCCATGCCCAAACCACTCCGTTTTTTGTTATGTCTCCCAATGACAAGGAACAGTATATCTATACAGCCAATTCCTGGGAATATGGCTCCTCAACAATGACAAAATCATTCCATCAAACATCGGTTAGTTCCATGGTGGATAAGGATGGAATTAGATTTTTTAAAGGCTATTGCGCTGGACCAAGTATTTATTTTGGGATGGATGAAGCAAATAACAAGCTATACTTCTTAAGAGACAGTACTAAAATTATGATGCTCGATTTTAATATCCCTCCGGGCTCAAGTTTTGTTGGGCAGTTTCCGGGTGAATATACATCTCATAATATTACCGTTACCGGAAGCGACTCTGTTAGATATTACGAGTATTATCAATCACACGCTCAGGGTGGCGAGTCGACTGAATATCGCGTAGAAAGAGGACTCGGCCTCCGCGAAAGGTACACTTCCTATTCGATTTCAAACATGAGGGGGTTTAGTGATGACTGGACCACATTCAACCTGATAAGATTCAATCAAAACGGCGACACTCTTTACAAAACCCAAAACTGGGCACCAATTCTCACATACACACCTGAGACAACTACGACTGTCTTTCTCAAAACTTTTACCGTAAATACAACACACGATATCAACAATCTTTATGCCCAGTATATCCCTGGAATAAATTTTAACGATTCCCTTTTTATCCGCTCCTTCTATACAAACGACATTGACTCCACCGCTATTGTTGTAACAAGAGTTGCCGCTACAACCCCAACCACGACATTCACTCTTCAACTTGACAGCGTCAAAATGAAAGCCGGATACAAGTTTAAATACAGATTTACACTTCGCGATAAGTATTACAGACCGAAATTGGTTTCCCATCCTACATCAACCGGTTATCATACCTTGAGTTATGACCCTTCAGTCGGTATCACAGAGGATGATCCCCAAATCCCTGTTTCGATCGATTTGAAGGCTTATCCGAATCCCGTTTCAAGTAAGACTGATCCCAGAAACAGTTCAGCCACCATCAGGTTCAAAATTCCGGTCGCAGGTTACGCAACCGGAAAAGTTTACGATATTTTGGGAAGAGTTGTTGCAACAATTGTTGACGGTGATGTACCTGCAGGTGAACATTCCATAAAATTTGATGCCTCAGGTCTTCCATCCGGCATGTATGTTTTCAGATTGACCACAAAAGCCCGTTCTGAAAACATTAAAATCATGGTAACTAAATAG